In a genomic window of Onychostoma macrolepis isolate SWU-2019 chromosome 08, ASM1243209v1, whole genome shotgun sequence:
- the notch2 gene encoding neurogenic locus notch homolog protein 2 isoform X2 has protein sequence MGQLPGVSSGKVILIVICCLKVSYALQCVDPVKPCVNNATCVTFHNGTGYCRCAPGFLGEYCQHKDPCYVGYCLNGGECTVSVDGVPGSPSCVCPLGFTGQHCEIQKNSTCFPNNPCTNGGKCSLLPNDQYKCQCARGWTGQQCEQEDTCLSSPCANGGICHALPNREFSCTCPPGFRGPRCLNDTDECAFSPSLCKNEGVCLNTPGSYRCNCQPGFTGLQCETDYVPCFPSPCLNGGTCRQMTDTTYICHCLPGFNGTNCEVNIDDCPNHRCQNGATCMDGVNTYNCQCPPEWTGQFCTDDVDECRLQPNACQNGGTCSNTRNGYNCVCVNGWSGPDCSENIDDCAAEPCTAGSTCIDRVASFVCSCPPGKTGLLCHIDDACTSNPCKMGAQCDTNPVNGKFNCNCPSGYKGSTCAEDIDECVIGPNPCEHGGSCKNTEGSFTCNCAPGYTGPRCEQDINECGSNPCQNDATCLDQIGDYTCICMPGFEGLHCEIDINECASSPCLNSGRCLDQVNRFVCECPQGFTGEMCQVDIDECASTPCHNGAKCLDRPNGYECECAEGFSGTLCTDNINDCEPKPCHHGDCIDGIATFTCECHPGYMGPICSEQIRECQSDPCQNRGRCVDLVNMYLCNCQPGTSGGNCEINHDDCASNPCQHGTCEDGINEYKCLCKPGYTGERCNEEINECSSNPCLSGGTCVDKVNGFQCLCPVGTHGPLCHSGADHCSPMPCLHGECIEQQDGYLCACKPGWEGKNCEREKNECQSNPCQNGGTCNDRLNGYTCVCARGFAGLNCEININECEPNPCMNQGTCVDRVNSYICHCTLPYTGRHCEDKLVPCDSQPCQRRGVCQPSLDYTSYTCLCHSGWEGAQCTEDVDECKKNPCQNGGHCRNTVGSYRCECQPGYSGVNCQTNIDDCSSNPCRNGGTCVDKVGRFLCECRAGFYGERCEEEVDECTSNPCWNGGRCTDYVNSYTCQCPPGYDGINCERDIPDCTETSCLNNGTCVDGINRFTCRCRHGFSGQFCQYELNECDSHPCKNGGTCIDGLGTFHCTCPLMYNGKTCESMVNVCSKIMCLNGGTCIQKEMDWRCSCQHGWTGLYCDIPNMSCQTVAKNKGVAVDMVCKYAGRCIDKDNTHQCMCQRGYMGSYCEQEVDECLSNPCRNGGTCVDYQGGYDCKCKAGYQGVNCEYDVDECQSNPCRNGGTCIDLINRFSCACPPGTKGLQCEVDVNECAPEFGARCKNGGQCVDGVGRYTCSCPPGFTGEHCEGDVNECLSGPCHPSGTIDCVPLTNNYQCRCRLGYTGQHCELMVDLCQSKPCHNNGRCAMNTSSLHGYTCTCQPGYTGFNCGDFEIFSCASLRCQNGGQCVEIKGRPQCRCPMGFTGPHCESITNRCMCQNGGKCMPDDSKFSCQCPPGFSGPTCQVYKPSCPYLECKQQAGDKVCDPQCKTPECEWDGGDCTLHWDKPWKNCTASVPCWELFHNGRCDPECDNAGCLFDSFECQKGSSTGPSTCKYDRYCADHYANGHCNQGCNTEACGWDGLDCATDTPPKLADGTLMIVVLLQPEELLGDLKGFLRSLGTLLHTNLRLKLDEHKRPMVYPYYGNEEDEIQNNIASMKQREKRELEREVIGSKVHLEIDNRQCSQHSDECISSADQAAAFIAAEYLKSQLQYPVYSVGSDKDSVPPMPPLLYLVAVAAAIIILILVLGVLAAKRKRKHGTLWLPDGFLAKKDSKRREPVGQDDFGMKSMQKPQDGGLMDGSSTHHWSEEDHLSKKPRMEDKPLLPVGVDGGVDRREWTLQHHKAADISLTPPQADIDMDSLDVNVKGPDGFTPLMLASLRSGSSPDCGSMLGDEEEESGADEPGPNVITDLIGQGASLNAQTDRTGETALHLAARYARADAAKRLLDAGADANAHDNMGRTPLHAAVAADAQGVFQILIRNRATDLDARMNDGTTPLILAARLAVEGMVEELVHCHADVNAVDDHGKSALHWAAAVNNVDATLVLLKNGANRDMQDNKEETPLFLAAREGSFEAAQVLLDHYSNRDITDHLDRLPRDTAQERMHHDIVRLLDQYNLVHSPHSGPNHVGNGGGHSSMICGTNGTGFMIGMRPGPQGKKNRRAGGKANTVAAGTAKDLKEIKAKRRKKPAGGEGPNVVAVAGASGNVTKAAGGLSESSVTMSPVDSLESPHSYAGEAVATTSTANSPPLLSTPSVRPMLPPVSHMLSQQQSWVGLAKHSYNGHMFGLMSPHQMNAGHTSMQQHHSPGMLTPMNVTMSREQLPPIVTFQMMAAGNGQSLLKQAQQGQMQAQGQNQAQSQHLHCNQSMMYPMPDVGMQHSLSHTLPHPHGHNHALPHGLPESQARQVASYQPRQSPVDKYPTPPSQHSYATAGSEGTTPGHPAHNPSEHPYLTPSPESPDPWSSSSPHSNSDWSDVTTSPTPLGNPHTLPPSCHTHIPEQAQLQAPSQAAQPTQSQQSQRSSVYA, from the exons GTGTGCTCCTGGTTTCTTAGGCGAGTACTGTCAGCACAAGGACCCGTGTTACGTGGGATATTGTCTGAATGGAGGAGAATGCACTGTGAGTGTGGATGGTGTACCTGGGAGCCCAAGCTGTGTGTGTCCTCTGGGTTTCACAGGCCAGCACTGCGAGATCCAGAAAAACTCCACATGCTTCCCCAACAACCCTTGCACCAATGGCGGGAAGTGCTCACTCCTCCCCAACGACCAGTACAAATGCCAGTGTGCCCGTGGATGGACAG GTCAGCAGTGTGAGCAAGAGGACACATGTCTGTCCAGCCCATGTGCCAACGGTGGTATCTGCCATGCTCTTCCCAATCGTGAATTCTCTTGTACCTGTCCTCCTGGTTTCCGTGGCCCCCGTTGTCTCAATGACACAGATGAGTGTGCCTTCTCTCCGTCTCTGTGCAAGAACGAAGGCGTGTGTCTGAATACCCCAGGCTCATATCGATGTAACTGCCAACCCGGCTTTACCGGCCTCCAGTGCGAGACGGATTATGTGCCCTGCTTTCCATCCCCCTGCCTCAATGGTGGAACCTGCCGGCAGATGACAGACACAACTTATATATGCCACTGCCTGCCAG GTTTTAATGGAACAAACTGTGAGGTGAACATTGATGATTGTCCGAATCACCGCTGTCAGAATGGAGCCACATGCATGGATGGAGTGAACACTTACAACTGCCAGTGCCCACCTGAATGGACTG GTCAGTTTTGCACTGATGATGTGGATGAATGCAGACTGCAGCCCAACGCCTGTCAGAACGGAGGCACGTGCAGTAACACACGCAACGGCtacaactgtgtgtgtgtgaacggcTGGAGCGGCCCTGACTGCTCTGAAAACATTGATGACTGCGCAGCTGAGCCCTGCACGGCCGGCTCCACTTGCATCGACCGCGTGGCTTCCTTCGTTTGCAGCTGCCCTCCCGGCAAGACTG GTTTGCTGTGTCACATTGATGATGCCTGCACCAGTAACCCTTGCAAGATGGGAGCTCAATGCGACACGAACCCCGTCAATGGCAAGTTCAACTGTAACTGCCCCTCAGGGTACAAGGGCAGCACATGTGCCGAGGATATCGACGAGTGTGTCATCG GGCCAAACCCGTGTGAGCACGGTGGTTCATGTAAGAACACAGAGGGCTCGTTCACCTGTAACTGCGCTCCGGGTTACACTGGTCCACGCTGTGAGCAGGACATCAACGAATGTGGCTCCAACCCCTGCCAAAATGACGCCACCTGCTTGGACCAGATAGGAGATTACACCTGCATCTGTATGCCAG GCTTTGAGGGATTGCACTGTGAGATTGACATTAATGAGTGTGCCAGCTCGCCTTGTCTTAATAGCGGTAGATGTCTAGACCAGGTCAACCGGTTTGTCTGCGAGTGTCCTCAAG GTTTCACTGGGGAAATGTGTCAAGTAGACATTGACGAGTGTGCCAGCACGCCGTGCCATAACGGGGCCAAGTGTCTCGACCGTCCTAACGGCTACGAGTGTGAATGTGCTGAag GTTTCTCAGGGACATTGTGTACGGACAACATTAACGACTGTGAACCCAAACCATGTCACCATGGCGATTGTATAGACGGAATTGCTACCTTCACCTGCGAGTGTCACCCAGGTTACATGGGCCCCATCTGCAGCGAGCAGATACGTGAGTGCCAGAGTGACCCCTGCCAAAACAGAGGACGCTGTGTTGACCTGGTCAACATGTACCTATGCAACTGCCAGCCAGGCACTTCAG GCGGGAACTGTGAGATTAACCATGATGACTGTGCCAGTAATCCCTGCCAGCATGGGACCTGTGAGGATGGAATTAATGAGTACAAATGTTTGTGCAAACCTGGATACACAG GGGAGCGATGCAACGAAGAGATAAATGAATGCAGTTCAAACCCGTGTCTGAGTGGAGGGACATGTGTGGACAAAGTGAATGGGTTTCAGTGTTTGTGTCCAGTTGGGACTCACGGTCCTCTGTGTCACTCAGGTGCAGACCACTGCAGCCCCATGCCCTGCCTGCATGGAGAGTGTATTGAGCAGCAGGACGG GTATCTTTGCGCATGTAAGCCAGGCTGGGAGGGTAAGaactgtgagagagagaaaaacgaGTGTCAGTCAAACCCGTGCCAGAACGGTGGAACCTGTAATGACCGTCTCAATGGCTACACCTGCGTGTGTGCTCGTGGATTTGCAG GTTTGAACTGTGagataaatattaatgaatgtGAGCCAAACCCTTGTATGAATCAGGGAACCTGTGTGGATAGAGTCAACAGCTACATCTGCCACTGCACTCTGCCTTACACAG GGAGACACTGTGAGGATAAGTTAGTCCCCTGTGATTCTCAGCCCTGTCAGAGACGAGGGGTTTGTCAGCCATCCCTGGATTACACCAGCTACACCTGCCTGTGCCACAGCGGATGGGAAG GAGCCCAGTGCACAGAGGATGTAGACGAGTGCAAGAAAAACCCATGTCAGAATGGAGGTCATTGTCGTAACACAGTGGGCAGCTACCGATGCGAGTGTCAGCCTGGATACAGTGGGGTCAACTGCCAGACTAATATCGATGACTGCAGCTCCA ATCCATGTCGTAATGGAGGTACGTGTGTTGATAAAGTGGGCCGGTTCTTGTGCGAGTGCAGAGCTGGTTTCTATGGTGAGCGCTGTGAGGAGGAAGTGGACGAGTGCACTAGCAATCCCTGCTGGAATGGAGGTCGCTGCACTGACTACGTGAACAGCTACACATGCCAGTGCCCGCCTGGCTATGACGGCATCAACTGTGAACGTGACATCCCAGATTGCACTGAGAC ATCTTGTCTCAACAATGGAACATGTGTGGATGGAATTAACCGTTTCACCTGCCGCTGTCGGCATGGCTTTTCGGGTCAATTTTGCCAGTATGAACTGAATGAGTGTGATTCTCACCCCTGTAAAAATGGCGGCACCTGCATAGATGGCCTGGGGACTTTCCACTGCACCTGCCCACTGATGTATAATGGAAAAACCTGCGAG TCAATGGTGAACGTGTGCAGTAAGATTATGTGTCTGAATGGAGGCACATGCATCCAGAAGGAGATGGATTGGAGATGCAGCTGTCAGCATGGCTGGACAGGCCTGTACTGTGACATCCCTAATATGTCCTGCCAGACTGTTGCCAAAAACAAGG GTGTGGCGGTGGACATGGTGTGTAAGTACGCAGGGCGGTGTATCGACAAAGACAACACACACCAGTGTATGTGTCAGAGAGGTTATATGGGCAGTTACTGTGAGCAAGAGGTGGATGAATGTCTTTCCAACCCCTGTAGAAATGGAGGGACCTGTGTGGACTACCAGGGTGGATATGACTGCAAG TGTAAAGCAGGTTATCAGGGAGTGAACTGTGAATATGATGTTGACGAGTGCCAGTCAAATCCCTGTCGTAATGGAGGTACCTGTATTGATTTGATCAACCGCTTCTCCTGTGCATGTCCTCCCGGCACCAAAG GTTTGCAGTGTGAGGTGGACGTGAATGAATGCGCCCCAGAGTTTGGCGCTCGTTGTAAGAATGGCGGCCAGTGTGTGGATGGTGTGGGACGGTACACTTGCTCCTGCCCTCCTGGTTTCACTGGAGAGCATTGTGAGGGAGATGTGAACGAGTGTCTTTCTGGACCTTGCCATCCATCTGGCACCATTGACTGTGTGCCGCTCACCAATAACTATCAGTGCCGGTGTCGTCTCGGTTATACTG GGCAACATTGTGAGTTAATGGTGGATCTGTGCCAGTCCAAGCCATGCCACAACAACGGCAGATGTGCCATGAACACAAGTTCATTACATGGATACACCTGTACCTGCCAACCT GGTTACACTGGCTTCAACTGTGGTGATTTTGAGATCTTTTCCTGTGCCAGTTTGCGCTGTCAAAATGGTGGACAGTGCGTGGAGATAAAGGGCCGCCCGCAGTGCCGCTGCCCAATGGGTTTTACTGGACCCCACTGCGAGAGCATCACAAACCGCTGCATGTGTCAAAACGGTGGCAAATGTATGCCAGATGATTCTAAATTCAGCTGCCAGTGTCCACCCGGCTTCAGTGGGCCAACCTGTCAAGTGTATAAACCTTCCTGCCCATATTTGGAGTGCAAACAGCAGGCAGGAGACAAAGTGTGTGACCCACAATGTAAGACCCCAGAATGTGAGTGGGATGGAGGTGACTGTACGCTGCACTGGGACAAGCCCTGGAAGAACTGCACAGCCTCCGTACCCTGCTGGGAGTTATTCCATAATGGCCGCTGTGACCCAGAATGCGACAATGCTGGCTGCCTCTTTGACAGTTTTGAATGCCAGAAAGGTTCATCGACTGGCCCAAGCACTTGCAA ATATGACCGATACTGTGCAGATCATTACGCCAATGGTCATTGTAACCAGGGCTGCAACACAGAAGCATGTGGCTGGGATGGTCTGGACTGTGCCACAGATACTCCTCCCAAGCTGGCTGATGGTACACTGATGATCGTGGTGCTGCTGCAGCCCGAGGAGCTTTTGGGTGACCTTAAGGGTTTCCTGCGCTCTTTGGGGACACTGCTGCACACCAACCTGAGACTTAAGCtggatgagcataagagacctaTGGTGTACCCATACTATGGAAATGAGGAGGACgaaatacaaaacaatattGCCTCTATGAAGCAACGTGAAAAACGAGAGCTGGAGAGGGAGGTTATTGG ATCAAAGGTTCACCTGGAGATTGACAATCGACAGTGTTCTCAGCACTCGGACGAATGCATCTCCAGTGCAGACCAGGCTGCAGCCTTCATAGCTGCCGAGTACCTGAAATCACAGCTGCAGTACCCTGTCTACTCTGTGGGCA GTGATAAAGATTCAGTACCCCCCATGCCCCCTCTCCTGTACCTGGTTGCTGTGGCTGCAGCTATCATCATACTGATTTTGGTTCTGGGTGTGTTGGCTGCCAAGCGTAAACGCAAGCATGGGACTTTATGGCTTCCTGATGGCTTTCTGGCAAAGAAAGACAGCAAGCGGAGGGAGCCAGTGGGACAGGATGATTTTGGCATGAA GAGCATGCAGAAACCACAGGATGGAGGGTTGATGGATGGCAGTTCTACCCATCATTGGTCAGAGGAGGATCATCTATCTAAAAAACCTAGG ATGGAGGATAAGCCATTGCTTCCTGTCGGAGTGGATGGAGGAGTGGACAGGAGAGAGTGGACCCTGCAGCATCACAAAGCCGCGGACATCTCACTTACTCCCCCTCAGGCGGACATAGACATGGACAGCCTGGATGTCAATGTTAAAGGACCAG ATGGTTTCACTCCTCTCATGCTGGCATCTCTACGAAGTGGCAGCAGCCCTGATTGTGGCAGCATGCTGGGAGATGAGGAGGAGGAAAGTGGTGCTGACGAGCCTGGCCCAAACGTCATAACTGACTTAATTGGCCAGGGTGCTTCACTCAATGCCCAGACAGATCGCACCGGAGAGACTGCCCTTCACCTCGCTGCACGATACGCCCGAGCTGATGCCGCCAAGAGACTGCTGGATGCTGGTGCTGATGCCAATGCTCATGATAACATGGGCCGCACCCCTCTACATGCGGCCGTCGCGGCAGATGCCCAAGGAGTCTTTCAG ATTCTCATCCGTAACCGTGCCACGGATCTTGATGCCCGTATGAATGACGGCACCACACCACTCATCCTGGCAGCCAGACTGGCAGTGGAGGGCATGGTGGAGGAACTGGTGCACTGCCATGCAGATGTCAATGCTGTGGATGACCATG GCAAGTCAGCTTTGCACTGGGCCGCTGCTGTTAATAATGTAGATGCCACTCTAGTGCTACTCAAGAATGGAGCCAATCGAGACATGCAGGACAACAAG GAGGAGACCCCCTTGTTCCTGGCTGCCAGGGAGGGCAGCTTTGAAGCAGCCCAAGTTCTCCTAGATCATTATTCAAATCGTGATATCACCGACCACCTAGACCGCCTGCCTCGTGATACTGCACAAGAACGAATGCATCACGACATTGTGCGTCTGCTGGACCAGTACAACCTGGTGCACAGCCCACATTCTGGGCCTAACCACGTGGGCAATGGTGGGGGACACTCCTCCATGATCTGTGGGACAAACGGCACAGGATTCATGATCGGCATGCGTCCAGGACCACAGGGAAAAAAGAATCGCCGAGCAGGAGGAAAAGCAAACACGGTTGCAGCCGGGACAGCCAAAGATCTAAAAGAAATAAAGGCGAAGAGGCGGAAGAAGCCGGCCGGAGGAGAGGGACCGAATGTTGTGGCGGTGGCAGGAGCCAGCGGAAATGTCACCAAAGCAGCTGGCGGCCTCTCTGAGAGCTCGGTCACCATGTCACCTGTGGATTCCCTGGAGTCTCCACACTCGTACGCTGGAGAGGCAGTGGCCACCACCAGCACGGCGAATTCTCCCCCTCTGCTCAGCACCCCGTCCGTGAGGCCCATGCTGCCTCCTGTGAGTCACATGTTGAGCCAACAGCAAAGCTGGGTGGGTTTGGCCAAACACAGCTACAATGGCCACATGTTTGGCCTCATGTCGCCCCACCAGATGAACGCGGGCCACACCAGCATGCAGCAGCACCACAGCCCGGGCATGCTCACCCCGATGAACGTCACCATGAGCCGTGAACAGCTGCCGCCCATTGTCACCTTCCAAATGATGGCAGCAGGCAACGGGCAGAGCCTCCTCAAGCAGGCGCAACAGGGGCAGATGCAGGCACAGGGGCAAAATCAGGCACAAAGTCAGCACCTGCACTGTAACCAGAGTATGATGTACCCCATGCCTGATGTGGGAATGCAGCACAGCTTGTCGCATACACTTCCACACCCCCACGGTCACAACCACGCACTCCCTCACGGGCTGCCTGAGAGCCAAGCACGACAAGTAGCTTCCTATCAGCCACGGCAGAGCCCCGTGGATAAATATCCAACGCCACCTTCCCAGCACAGCTACGCCACTGCCGGCTCCGAGGGAACCACCCCCGGTCATCCAGCGCACAATCCCAGCGAACACCCCTACCTCACTCCTTCGCCTGAATCACCCGACCCCTGGTCCTCGTCATCGCCCCACTCCAACTCAGACTGGTCCGATGTCACAACAAGTCCCACCCCTCTAGGAAACCCCCACACACTGCCTCCTTCCTGCCACACACACATTCCCGAACAAGCCCAGCTGCAGGCCCCGTCACAGGCTGCGCAGCCGACGCAGTCGCAGCAGTCACAGCGCAGCAGTGTGTATGCATAG